From a region of the Betta splendens chromosome 5, fBetSpl5.4, whole genome shotgun sequence genome:
- the pth4 gene encoding parathyroid hormone 4, protein MQMSHRPVQWLAVMSLVIFTTGQCQQNQFRRAVTEHQLMHDRGRNIQSLKRLIWLSSAIEGLHTAQTRAASFDPTKILNLALDPALGPADESPQPVRVQSLLRDFFNPYLTRVSDREP, encoded by the exons ATGCAGATGTCCCACAGACCTGTGCAATGGCTCGCTGTCATGAGTCTTGTCATCTTTACAACTGGACAGTGTCAACAAAACCAGTT TCGCCGGGCTGTGACTGAACACCAGCTGATGCACGACCGCGGCCGGAACATCCAGAGTCTCAAACGGCTCATCTGGCTGTCCAGCGCCATCGAAGGTCTCCACACGGCCCAGACCCGCGCCGCCTCGTTCGACCCCACAAAGATCCTGAACCTGGCTCTGGATCCGGCGCTGGGCCCTGCTGACGAGAGCCCGCAGCCGGTCCGCGTGCAGAGCCTCCTCAGAGACTTCTTTAATCCTTACCTGACTCGGGTGTCAGACAGAGAACCATAA